A window of the Hordeum vulgare subsp. vulgare chromosome 5H, MorexV3_pseudomolecules_assembly, whole genome shotgun sequence genome harbors these coding sequences:
- the LOC123400192 gene encoding uncharacterized protein LOC123400192: MEFETMASQHGALLKVGLFVLVQALVYLILAQSSSVFSTTKTLGLPPARSLSARRMVALLSDLPLGGEPSPRAGPVEPSSPVALAHQKKD; the protein is encoded by the coding sequence ATGGAGTTCGAGACGATGGCGAGCCAGCACGGGGCGCTGCTGAAGGTGGGGCTGTTCGTGCTGGTGCAGGCCCTGGTGTACCTCATCCTCGCCCAGTCCTCCTCCGTCTTCTCCACCACCAAGACGCTCGGCCTCCCCCCGGCGCGCTCCCTCAGCGCCCGCCGCATGGTTGCGCTGCTCTCCGACCTGCCGCTCGGCGGCGAGCCCTCGCCCCGCGCCGGCCCCGTGGAGCCGTCGTCGCCCGTGGCCCTCGCTCACCAGAAGAAGGATTAG